From Bombina bombina isolate aBomBom1 chromosome 1, aBomBom1.pri, whole genome shotgun sequence:
gtaaaacagaaagactaacccctgtagtcagagacactagtgaagcatcatgtcacactcacataatagtgcaggcagtggcaggtcaacgtttttcattaaaaaaaaaaaaattaagcaattgcgtcctctgcactccctgtagtttcgcccctatgcgcaagtttaccttcactttaaggaagatAAGATTATGGGTAAAATTCACTAAGAGACCTCTCTAGCTTCCCCAGTTCCTATGTTTTTCTATGCAGTCAGTTCATTATTCCTAACTCATCTCTACATtctttagtaaatattttttttataatttctcatATCTTCTTTCTTTTCACCACtgtgtcctgtgtgtgtgtgtatatatatatatatatatatatatatatatatatactgtatatatagcttaCCTTTTTTAAATGCGTTAAACTGATAAAGCAGACTTGATGGGTTCCTGTTGGATATCCTGGAAGGTATGCTGAAGTTTTGGacaatttctaaatatttataagaGTTTACCTTCCCAGGCCTGTTGCTCTCATAATCTGTTACATCGCTGTTGGTCCTGCTATTTATAGGATCTTTCAGACGCTGGGACCCAGCCCTTAtactagcttttttattttgttgactTCCTTGGTAAAAATATGTGGAAACTGAAGTGCTGCCGAGCTGCAACCTGCTCTGCTGAAATATGCGAGAATTTCCATGGAAAGCTTGAGAAGTGAGATGAACATTTGTATTGGTACTTCCTGTTAACATATCAGTTTGCTGCAGTTTTGTCCTTCTCATCCCTGTATTATTGTCCACGATTATTTTATTCTTCTTCCTCTTATCAGGTGGCAATATAAATTTCCGTTCATCTATTGGCCTTGTTTGGTGCTCCATAGGGAAATGTCCATAGCTGGTGGAACTATCAAAAGATAAGCTCCAAGGTGAAACCACAAGGCTGGTGGATGCTCCTTTAGAAAAACTCTTCTCAAAGTTTAACGTTGTATTCTGAAGAATATGTTGGACTTCAGCAGATGATAATATCAGTGGagacactaagaaaaaaaaaacatctttattaaGGTGTCTTGTGAAGGGCACACACATATGCAAATACCTTAAAGTACAATTTACTGTTGTTTGAAAGGGCCTCCCCACTCCTAACCTCCATCAGGGCTGTCTGTAGAAAGTATGGACTTTGACATGCAGGATCCCTTGACACACAGGATGTTACTATGTTAATTATAGAGGTTTTAGTGGAAACAAAGACTAGAATGGCCAAAAACCATGGCAGATATTTGAGAATTATTTGTCAGGTAC
This genomic window contains:
- the C1H17orf58 gene encoding UPF0450 protein C17orf58 homolog isoform X1; amino-acid sequence: MITPSLWLLLFCAVPSRAVAEVSPLILSSAEVQHILQNTTLNFEKSFSKGASTSLVVSPWSLSFDSSTSYGHFPMEHQTRPIDERKFILPPDKRKKNKIIVDNNTGMRRTKLQQTDMLTGSTNTNVHLTSQAFHGNSRIFQQSRLQLGSTSVSTYFYQGSQQNKKASIRAGSQRLKDPINSRTNSDVTDYESNRPGKVNSYKYLEIVQNFSIPSRISNRNPSSLLYQFNAFKKDSDSKEKDCLTECNKEKDERESYCNSEFALNGIVHDLETLSKGTQLITLLVNSAGLYKMNRLYITPDGFFFRVKILAVDTSNCNKSCLDFKLGSRYIVMGQIYHKWMELPLTTQQLISGRLRSGDGLVRSSSYIKRFNRKKDSKVLMAIHAKCR
- the C1H17orf58 gene encoding UPF0450 protein C17orf58 homolog isoform X2; its protein translation is MEHQTRPIDERKFILPPDKRKKNKIIVDNNTGMRRTKLQQTDMLTGSTNTNVHLTSQAFHGNSRIFQQSRLQLGSTSVSTYFYQGSQQNKKASIRAGSQRLKDPINSRTNSDVTDYESNRPGKVNSYKYLEIVQNFSIPSRISNRNPSSLLYQFNAFKKDSDSKEKDCLTECNKEKDERESYCNSEFALNGIVHDLETLSKGTQLITLLVNSAGLYKMNRLYITPDGFFFRVKILAVDTSNCNKSCLDFKLGSRYIVMGQIYHKWMELPLTTQQLISGRLRSGDGLVRSSSYIKRFNRKKDSKVLMAIHAKCR